The genomic region TGTAAACCTTTATACTCTTCATCGTATTGGCTACGCTCTACTGCCAAATCAGCTTCAGCGGCTGGCGTTAGCTTACCTTCTAACTCTAAACGACGCTGCTCAAGACGAATACGCTCCAATGCGTAGTTGATCTTACCAATGTCTTTTTTCTCAATGACATGAATTTCATCGAAAATTCTCGCAGCACGTTCGATGCTATTCTCAAACGTATTCCAAGTTGCTAACGCAGAATCTGTTGGTGTCAGATCCGAGGTTTGAGACACGATTTTGCCGTCTTCTTTGACCGCTTTTAGGTAACCATATAAGTTACCCCACTCACGACGCTCTGCCGTAAACATCATCTCAGGGCGTTTAGTTTCTGTAAGATACTCATCGATCACCCAACGAAAGTCCGAACCATACACGTCACGGTTGCCGGTTTTCATCAAAGTACGCTGCATTAACTGATGATTGTCAGGTATATCAATCCCAGCTTCGCGCAACTGAGCCGCAGGCACTTCTACGCTTTCAACACGTTCTGCAACTAGATTGTATTCGGACTCACCTGGCAACGCATAATGTGTTTCAACCACATCAGCAGGCCAAAAATGTCCTAGACCACGCACCGCAATCAGTAATAACAAACCGACAACCATGATGACAGAAATCGCCACGGCACCTGCGTTTAACCACACCCATGGATCACCAGACTTCACCCATTCGGATACGGATTTTTTCTTCATTTTCATTTCAGTACTCATTATAGCGACCCGTATTTTTTGCGTAGGTGCTGACGCACGGTTTCAGCGATTGTGTTCACCACGAAGGTGAAGATAAAGAGCACAAACGCAGCTAAGAACAAGATACGATAGTGAGAGCTTCCCACTTCAGATTCCGGCACTTCTACCGCTAAGTTAGCAGCTAGTGTCCGCATACCTTCAAAGATGTTGAAGTCCATAATTGGCGTGTTACCTGTCGCCATCAAGACGATCATGGTTTCACCAACGGCACGGCCCATACCAATCATGACGGCCGAGAAGATACCTGGGCTCGCAGTCGGTAATACAACACGCGTCATGGTCTGCCAATACGTTGCCCCCAATGCCAATGAACCTTGAGTTAAGGCTTTTGGCACACTAAAGATGGCGTCTTCGGTAATAGAGAAGATAGTCGGGATAACCGCAAAGCCCATGGCAAACCCCACCACCAGCGCGTTGCGTTGGTCAAATGTGATACCAAGATCATTGGTAATCCAGCCACGAATATTGCCGTCAAAGAAGCTCAACTCGATGATTGGACTCATTGCCAAACAAAACCAAGCCAAGAAAACGATGACAGGAATCAGCAATAATGGCTGCCAACCTTCAGGCACCATCCAGCGAATTTGCTGAGGCAGACGCGACCAAAGATAAGCAAACAATAGAATACCCACCGGAAGTACGACGAAAATACTGAAGGTCGCCGCTAGGTTTTCTTCTAAGAAAGGCGCGAAGAACAAACCGGCTAAGAAACCCAATATTACTGTCGGTAAAGCTTCCATTAGCTCGATGACAGGCTTGATCTTACGACGCAAGGCTGGCGCCATGAAGTAAGCCGTATAGATTGCACCACAAATTGCCAATGGTACTGCCATCAACATCGCGTAAAAGGCCGCTTTTAAAGTACCAAATGCCAAAGGCATCAAACTGTATTTTGGCTCAAAATCATTATTCGCTGCAGAAGACTGCCAAGTGTAAGTCGGCTCTTGATACCCTTCGTACCAGACTTTGCCCCACAAGGAAGACCAAGACACTTCTGGGTGCTCGTTATCTACGTAGAAGAAATGTAATCCCTTGTCGTCTTCCAGAAGTAAGCCGTTTGCTCGCGGTGCAAAACTGATTAGACGAGCATTGTCATCACTCAATTTTTCGTTTAGCACTTGGCGAGTCGAAGTGGCATTATAAATAGCAACCAAGCCACGCTCATCCA from Marinomonas rhizomae harbors:
- a CDS encoding ABC transporter permease subunit gives rise to the protein MTKSTDHQMPELDFNTPALKRHRKIRALKDRMAGMGIAVGGSSVILAVLLICFYLLYEVAPLFSSASIDLEASYTLPAEDQGKSLYLTTEEQSEVGMRVTSNGSIVFFSVADGSVINTIKNLRTEKVTAFAVESDTSRLIAFGYEDGKALIVKHDYKISYPGGTRKITPVVEYPYGEEPIDVADFAINKLTLRDGSDSLTIAAIGDASSAITKVTKDVNFITEEVELSEQSEPLPFVPDVASMLLSGDQRYLYVATRSGAMSEFDLRDFDNIELKDEIALIKEADTKLVSMTYLLGKSSIMVADTSGRVSQWFNVRNDDTNEEKLTFIRDVKQPVALVDLAMEQRRKGFATLDERGLVAIYNATSTRQVLNEKLSDDNARLISFAPRANGLLLEDDKGLHFFYVDNEHPEVSWSSLWGKVWYEGYQEPTYTWQSSAANNDFEPKYSLMPLAFGTLKAAFYAMLMAVPLAICGAIYTAYFMAPALRRKIKPVIELMEALPTVILGFLAGLFFAPFLEENLAATFSIFVVLPVGILLFAYLWSRLPQQIRWMVPEGWQPLLLIPVIVFLAWFCLAMSPIIELSFFDGNIRGWITNDLGITFDQRNALVVGFAMGFAVIPTIFSITEDAIFSVPKALTQGSLALGATYWQTMTRVVLPTASPGIFSAVMIGMGRAVGETMIVLMATGNTPIMDFNIFEGMRTLAANLAVEVPESEVGSSHYRILFLAAFVLFIFTFVVNTIAETVRQHLRKKYGSL